The following are encoded in a window of Cycloclasticus pugetii PS-1 genomic DNA:
- the dnaE gene encoding DNA polymerase III subunit alpha, whose amino-acid sequence MSEAIKFIHLRNHTEYSLVDGIIRVKPLVKRVAELAMPAIGVTDQSNLFATVKFYRAALAAGIKPIIGADVQIRDSVGQKKPYIITLLAQNQQGYLALCELISEAYLNGQDKGVAYLTSKKILEKNEGLIALSGCLDGLFSTSLQSNDTEQADTMLSTWLQVFKDRFYIELQRIGRSGEEGLNNQLLALASKHHAPIVATNSACFLKPEEFDAHEARVCINQGRVLSDTRRVKTHTEQQYLKSQEDMLALFSDLPEALENTVEIAKRCNVELSLGENFLPDFPVPEGMTIDEYFADLSQKGLEKRIQETSHRIKFDDEKRAQYQARLKRELDVICQMGFPGYFLIVADFIQWAKDNGVPVGPGRGSGAGSIIAYALRITDLDPLEFDLLFERFLNPERVSMPDFDVDFCMDGRDRVIDYVGEKYGRDKVSQIITYGSMAAKAVIRDVGRVLGHPYGFVDRLAKAIPFEIGMTLTKALDESPDLLNAYKESDEVRELIDLALMLEGVARNAGKHAGGVVIAPSKLTDFSPLYCEEGGANLVTQFDKDDIEAVGLVKFDFLGLRTLTIIDWALQNINQRLAAKGEKAVNIDLLPRDDELTYELLKNYATTAVFQLESRGMKDLIRRLRPDTFEDIIALVALFRPGPLQSGMVDDYINVKHGRKKAEYPHPTLIPILEPTNGVILYQEQVMQIAQDLAGYSLGSADLLRRAMGKKKPEEMAKQREMFTTGAVANNVEESVATYIFDLMEKFAGYGFNKSHSAAYALIAYQTAWLKAHYPSEFMAAVLSSDMDNTDKVVLFIDECRDMGLNILPPDVNSSYYRFTTNEEGDIIYGLGALKGVGEGAIESIIQQRELNGPYSSHEDLANRIDLRKANRRVQEALIRAGALDCFDTNRAQLMQQLTNVLQVAEQQGKSAMAGQNDLFGVSLVETTQKSNAVRVKAWSEHERLKHEKTILGLYLTGHPFDTVRDEMSNIVSGKLAALHDMELSSPGGGQYRRAKGKPITVSGLVLNIRTRPTKSGAKIATIILDDGSARMEAVAYSEVFETYSEQLQVEQIVVIEGSISFDDFAGQNRISIESVMTVEQARKRFIKDVLIELDADVLKQDNKINQLHTVLSKYRGGDCPVKIKLMLPGASSALLLPDEWNIKPEDALLTDLHNALPEQQGFIRY is encoded by the coding sequence ATGAGTGAGGCCATCAAGTTTATCCACCTTAGGAACCATACCGAATATTCATTGGTAGATGGCATTATTCGTGTAAAACCATTGGTCAAACGTGTAGCTGAACTAGCTATGCCAGCTATCGGGGTGACCGATCAGTCTAATTTATTTGCCACGGTAAAGTTTTATCGTGCTGCCTTAGCTGCTGGCATCAAACCTATTATTGGGGCGGATGTACAGATAAGAGATTCGGTGGGGCAAAAAAAGCCATATATCATCACCTTACTGGCCCAAAACCAACAAGGTTATTTAGCACTGTGTGAATTAATTTCTGAGGCGTATCTTAATGGTCAAGATAAAGGTGTTGCCTATCTAACCAGTAAAAAAATACTGGAGAAAAATGAAGGTTTAATTGCCTTATCTGGCTGTTTGGACGGGTTGTTCTCAACATCGCTTCAGTCAAATGATACAGAGCAAGCAGATACTATGTTATCTACTTGGTTGCAGGTTTTTAAGGATCGTTTTTACATAGAGCTTCAACGTATTGGTCGATCAGGTGAAGAGGGGTTAAATAACCAGTTATTAGCCTTAGCTAGTAAGCATCATGCACCTATAGTGGCTACTAATAGTGCATGCTTTTTAAAACCAGAGGAGTTTGATGCGCATGAGGCGCGAGTCTGCATTAATCAAGGGCGTGTATTATCTGATACTAGGCGGGTCAAAACGCATACCGAACAGCAGTATTTAAAAAGTCAGGAAGACATGTTGGCGCTTTTTTCTGATTTACCTGAAGCGCTTGAAAATACAGTAGAGATTGCAAAACGTTGCAATGTTGAACTTAGTTTAGGGGAGAACTTTTTACCTGACTTTCCCGTTCCAGAAGGTATGACCATAGATGAATATTTCGCAGATTTATCACAAAAAGGGTTAGAGAAACGAATTCAAGAAACTTCTCATCGAATTAAGTTTGATGATGAAAAAAGGGCCCAGTATCAAGCCAGATTAAAGCGCGAATTAGACGTTATTTGTCAGATGGGCTTTCCTGGTTATTTTTTAATTGTTGCTGATTTTATTCAATGGGCAAAAGATAATGGCGTACCCGTTGGCCCGGGTCGTGGTTCTGGTGCTGGTTCTATTATTGCGTATGCATTAAGAATTACTGACCTAGACCCGCTAGAGTTTGATTTACTGTTTGAGCGATTTTTAAATCCTGAACGTGTGTCAATGCCTGACTTTGATGTGGATTTTTGTATGGATGGGCGTGATCGGGTGATCGATTATGTCGGTGAGAAATACGGACGAGATAAAGTGTCGCAAATTATTACCTACGGGAGTATGGCTGCGAAAGCTGTTATACGTGATGTGGGGCGTGTATTAGGCCATCCTTATGGTTTTGTAGATCGTTTAGCAAAAGCAATCCCCTTTGAAATTGGTATGACCTTAACAAAGGCACTTGATGAAAGCCCTGATCTATTGAACGCATATAAAGAATCAGACGAGGTTCGTGAGCTAATAGACTTAGCTCTAATGCTTGAAGGGGTGGCAAGAAACGCGGGTAAACATGCGGGTGGTGTTGTCATCGCTCCGAGTAAGTTAACTGATTTTTCACCCTTATATTGCGAGGAAGGTGGTGCAAACCTGGTGACGCAGTTTGATAAAGACGATATCGAAGCTGTTGGTTTAGTTAAGTTCGACTTTTTGGGGTTACGAACATTAACAATTATTGACTGGGCCTTACAAAATATAAATCAACGCTTAGCCGCAAAGGGCGAAAAGGCCGTTAATATTGACCTGTTACCTCGCGATGATGAATTAACGTACGAGTTATTAAAAAATTACGCAACAACAGCTGTTTTTCAGCTTGAGTCTAGGGGCATGAAAGACTTGATTCGTCGTCTGCGCCCTGACACCTTTGAAGATATTATTGCTCTAGTGGCTCTCTTTAGACCAGGGCCATTGCAGTCTGGCATGGTGGATGATTACATTAATGTTAAGCATGGTCGCAAAAAAGCAGAATATCCGCACCCAACCTTGATACCAATTTTAGAGCCAACTAATGGGGTTATTTTATATCAAGAACAAGTGATGCAAATTGCTCAGGATTTAGCTGGCTATAGTCTTGGCTCAGCTGACTTGCTGCGTCGAGCGATGGGCAAGAAAAAGCCCGAAGAAATGGCCAAGCAGCGTGAGATGTTTACCACAGGAGCGGTTGCTAATAATGTCGAAGAAAGTGTAGCGACCTATATTTTTGACTTAATGGAAAAATTTGCAGGCTACGGGTTCAATAAATCTCACTCCGCTGCGTATGCATTAATTGCCTACCAAACCGCTTGGTTAAAAGCGCACTACCCATCAGAATTTATGGCCGCAGTGTTGTCTTCAGATATGGACAATACCGATAAAGTTGTTTTGTTCATCGATGAATGTCGTGATATGGGGCTCAATATTCTTCCGCCTGATGTTAATAGCTCTTACTATCGATTTACGACAAATGAAGAAGGCGACATTATCTATGGCTTAGGGGCGCTTAAAGGTGTCGGTGAAGGAGCTATTGAATCAATTATTCAACAAAGAGAACTTAACGGCCCTTATTCTAGTCATGAAGACCTTGCCAATCGTATAGATTTAAGAAAGGCAAATCGTCGTGTGCAAGAAGCTCTTATCAGAGCGGGTGCATTAGATTGTTTTGACACAAACCGTGCACAGCTGATGCAGCAATTAACGAATGTACTTCAAGTGGCTGAGCAGCAGGGGAAAAGTGCGATGGCTGGGCAAAATGATTTGTTCGGCGTAAGCCTTGTTGAAACAACTCAAAAATCTAATGCTGTTCGTGTAAAAGCTTGGAGCGAGCATGAGCGCCTTAAACATGAAAAGACAATACTTGGACTGTATTTAACCGGGCACCCATTTGATACAGTTCGAGATGAAATGAGCAATATTGTTTCAGGAAAATTGGCAGCCTTACATGATATGGAGTTAAGCTCCCCGGGGGGAGGCCAGTATCGGCGTGCAAAAGGAAAACCGATTACCGTCTCTGGTTTGGTGTTAAATATCCGTACACGTCCAACAAAAAGTGGTGCTAAAATTGCCACCATTATTTTAGATGATGGAAGCGCTCGCATGGAGGCTGTGGCCTATAGTGAGGTTTTTGAGACCTATAGCGAACAATTACAGGTCGAGCAAATTGTTGTTATTGAAGGCAGTATCTCTTTTGATGACTTTGCCGGGCAAAATAGAATTAGCATTGAGTCAGTGATGACAGTTGAGCAAGCACGTAAACGGTTCATAAAAGATGTATTGATAGAGTTAGACGCTGATGTTCTAAAACAAGACAATAAAATTAATCAATTACATACTGTTTTAAGTAAATACCGTGGTGGTGATTGCCCGGTTAAAATAAAATTGATGCTACCCGGTGCTTCATCCGCGCTTTTATTGCCGGATGAATGGAATATTAAACCTGAAGATGCATTGTTGACAGATTTACATAATGCATTGCCAGAACAACAAGGCTTTATTCGATATTGA
- the lpxB gene encoding lipid-A-disaccharide synthase — protein sequence MMPTIIDKPIKVMLVAGEHSGDILGAGLIKRLKERYPNATFSGIGGPRMLAEGFQSYYPMSKLSVFGLFEVIKHLPELLGIRKHLKKIIISENPDVFIGIDAPDFNLKLERELYKKGIKTVHYVSPTVWAWRPKRIKKLIGSLNALLCIFPFEETYFKDTAVPAYFIGHPLADKHQHPINTQAARQSLGLHSEQPVLTIMPGSRLGELERHSFLFLQTAYNCSNNISGLKILVPMPDQVVADKFEEYYRASGLTLDLEIKVRATTEMIAAANMVLVASGTATLEVMLFKKPMVVAYKLSALTAWVIKTFDLLKAPFVSMPNLIAGKELVKEYLQDDIKVATLTEELVSFYQDKDKTQTIVNEFNKMKIKLTRQADIQAANIVSGVINGDVSF from the coding sequence ATGATGCCCACAATTATTGATAAACCTATAAAAGTTATGCTGGTTGCCGGTGAGCACTCTGGTGATATTTTGGGTGCTGGTCTAATAAAACGATTGAAAGAAAGGTACCCTAATGCAACGTTTTCCGGTATTGGTGGACCAAGAATGTTAGCTGAAGGTTTTCAATCGTATTATCCGATGTCTAAATTATCTGTTTTTGGCTTATTTGAAGTGATAAAACATTTACCGGAATTACTGGGGATTAGAAAGCACTTAAAAAAAATCATAATCAGTGAGAACCCAGATGTTTTTATTGGGATAGATGCGCCCGATTTTAATCTAAAACTAGAACGCGAGCTCTATAAAAAAGGAATTAAAACAGTTCATTATGTCAGCCCAACCGTTTGGGCATGGCGGCCAAAACGAATTAAGAAACTAATTGGTTCGTTAAATGCCTTGTTATGTATTTTTCCTTTTGAAGAAACTTATTTTAAAGATACTGCTGTCCCAGCTTATTTTATAGGGCACCCATTAGCCGATAAGCATCAACATCCTATCAATACACAGGCGGCTAGACAGTCTTTAGGATTACACAGTGAACAACCGGTATTAACAATAATGCCCGGTAGCAGGCTTGGTGAGCTTGAACGACATAGTTTTTTATTTTTACAGACCGCCTATAATTGCTCAAATAATATTTCTGGACTCAAAATTTTAGTACCAATGCCAGATCAAGTGGTTGCAGATAAATTTGAAGAATATTATAGAGCGTCGGGGTTGACGCTCGATTTAGAGATAAAAGTAAGGGCGACTACGGAAATGATTGCAGCTGCCAATATGGTGTTAGTGGCTTCTGGTACAGCAACGCTTGAGGTGATGTTGTTTAAAAAACCGATGGTGGTTGCCTACAAATTATCAGCACTAACTGCATGGGTCATTAAAACATTCGATTTACTAAAAGCACCCTTCGTATCGATGCCAAACTTAATAGCAGGCAAAGAATTGGTTAAAGAATATTTACAAGATGACATTAAAGTCGCTACGTTAACTGAAGAATTGGTTAGTTTTTACCAAGATAAAGATAAGACTCAAACTATAGTGAATGAATTTAATAAAATGAAAATAAAATTGACACGTCAGGCTGATATTCAAGCTGCAAACATTGTGTCAGGCGTTATTAATGGTGATGTTTCATTTTGA
- a CDS encoding CTP synthase, with amino-acid sequence MAKFIFITGGVVSSLGKGICASSLATILEARGLKITMTKLDPYINVDPGTMSPFQHGEVYVTDDGAETDLDLGHYERFSNSIMSKANNFTTGQIYETVIKKERRGDYLGGTVQVIPHITDQIKKNIIDSAEGVDVALIEIGGTVGDIESLPFLEAIRQMRVELGDDRCLFMHLTLVPYIASAKEIKTKPTQHSVKELRTIGIQPDVLICRSERPIPSSERKKIALFTNVEEKAVITALDADSIYRIPMMLHEQGLDQIVAKKLHLDTVPADLSDWQAVVDGLFAPTDTVKIALVGKYIDHADAYKSLTESLIHAGIHTKTQVEVVKVDSEDIENQGTSALDNVDAILVPGGFGERGVDGKIATIRYARENDVPYLGICLGMQSAVIEYARNKIGLEGANSTEFMPDSPFPVIGLITEWLTEEGQIETRDASSDLGGTMRLGSQKCQLTPGSLAHKVYGKDVITERHRHRYEFNNTFIEQFESAGLKISGKSMDGRLVEIVEVPGHRWFLACQFHPEFTSKPRTGHPLFSSFVAAAIEYSGSTDRVKKS; translated from the coding sequence ATGGCTAAGTTTATTTTTATTACGGGTGGTGTTGTGTCTTCTTTAGGGAAAGGCATATGTGCATCCTCATTAGCAACTATTCTTGAAGCTCGTGGTTTGAAAATAACCATGACAAAGCTCGATCCTTATATCAATGTCGACCCTGGCACAATGAGCCCATTTCAACATGGTGAAGTGTATGTAACAGATGATGGCGCTGAAACAGACCTAGATTTAGGTCATTATGAGCGATTTAGTAACAGCATTATGTCTAAGGCTAATAACTTTACGACAGGCCAAATTTATGAAACGGTTATTAAAAAAGAAAGACGTGGCGACTACTTAGGGGGAACAGTTCAGGTTATTCCTCATATTACTGATCAAATTAAAAAGAATATTATAGACAGTGCAGAAGGCGTTGATGTCGCGCTGATTGAGATTGGTGGAACGGTTGGTGATATTGAATCATTACCCTTTTTAGAAGCTATCCGTCAAATGCGAGTCGAGCTGGGTGATGATCGCTGCCTGTTCATGCACTTAACACTGGTGCCCTATATTGCTTCCGCAAAAGAAATTAAAACAAAACCAACACAGCACTCTGTTAAAGAGTTAAGGACTATTGGGATTCAACCCGATGTGTTGATTTGTCGATCAGAACGCCCAATCCCATCCTCTGAGAGAAAAAAGATTGCACTGTTTACCAATGTTGAAGAAAAAGCGGTTATCACGGCGTTAGACGCAGACAGTATTTACCGCATCCCAATGATGTTGCATGAGCAAGGCCTGGATCAAATTGTCGCTAAAAAATTACATTTAGATACGGTTCCTGCTGATCTATCAGATTGGCAAGCTGTTGTTGATGGGTTATTTGCACCGACCGACACCGTGAAAATAGCGTTAGTGGGTAAGTATATTGATCATGCTGATGCATATAAATCTTTAACGGAATCGTTGATTCATGCTGGTATACATACAAAAACACAGGTGGAAGTGGTTAAGGTTGACTCCGAAGATATTGAAAATCAGGGTACCTCTGCATTAGATAACGTGGATGCTATTCTTGTACCTGGCGGTTTTGGTGAAAGAGGTGTTGACGGTAAAATTGCAACCATCCGTTATGCGCGTGAAAACGATGTGCCGTATTTAGGTATTTGTCTTGGAATGCAATCGGCTGTTATTGAGTATGCACGCAATAAAATAGGCCTTGAAGGGGCAAATAGTACAGAATTTATGCCCGATTCACCTTTCCCTGTTATCGGTTTAATTACCGAATGGTTAACCGAGGAAGGGCAAATTGAGACACGTGATGCAAGCTCAGACCTGGGGGGGACGATGCGTTTAGGTAGTCAAAAATGTCAATTAACTCCTGGCTCATTAGCTCATAAGGTTTATGGCAAAGATGTTATTACTGAACGACACAGGCATCGGTATGAGTTTAATAACACCTTTATAGAGCAGTTTGAATCAGCAGGGCTTAAAATTTCTGGTAAATCAATGGATGGCCGCTTAGTTGAGATTGTTGAAGTGCCAGGGCATAGATGGTTTTTGGCTTGTCAATTTCACCCAGAGTTCACCTCAAAACCAAGAACAGGACATCCATTATTTAGTAGTTTTGTTGCCGCAGCCATTGAGTATTCAGGATCAACCGACAGAGTAAAAAAATCATGA
- the lpxA gene encoding acyl-ACP--UDP-N-acetylglucosamine O-acyltransferase, translating into MIHQTAIIDPTASIGENVKIGPYTVIGANVSIGTGTVVSSHVTINGTTTIGKNNRIYQFSSIGEDPQDKKYAGEESFLEIGDNNEIREFTTIHRGTTQDKNITKIGSNNLFMAYTHVAHDCVIADDVILANAASLGGHVHIGNNAILGGFSIVHQFCHLGDHCFSAMGSAITKDVPPFVMVGGRPTKPHGINTVGLDRRGFSADTILQVKRAYKLLYKSGLKLADAKAELVNVVKDHPELTIMLDFLENSSRSILR; encoded by the coding sequence ATGATTCACCAAACGGCTATTATCGACCCAACAGCGTCTATAGGTGAGAATGTAAAAATTGGTCCTTATACGGTTATCGGAGCGAATGTTTCGATAGGCACTGGAACGGTTGTTTCTTCTCACGTTACGATTAATGGAACAACAACAATAGGCAAAAACAATCGAATTTATCAGTTTTCGTCTATTGGTGAAGACCCTCAAGATAAGAAGTATGCTGGTGAAGAGTCATTCTTAGAAATTGGTGATAATAACGAAATCCGCGAATTCACAACAATTCACAGAGGCACAACACAGGATAAAAATATTACGAAAATTGGTAGTAATAATTTATTCATGGCCTATACACATGTTGCTCATGACTGTGTGATTGCCGACGATGTTATTCTTGCTAATGCTGCTTCATTAGGTGGTCATGTACATATTGGCAATAATGCTATCTTGGGCGGTTTCTCCATCGTCCATCAGTTTTGTCATTTGGGTGATCATTGTTTTTCAGCTATGGGTAGCGCGATTACAAAAGATGTGCCGCCTTTTGTAATGGTTGGTGGTCGACCTACCAAACCTCATGGGATCAATACGGTTGGATTAGATAGGCGTGGCTTTTCAGCGGACACTATTTTGCAGGTTAAACGAGCCTATAAATTGCTTTATAAATCAGGCTTAAAGTTAGCTGATGCTAAAGCAGAATTAGTCAATGTTGTAAAAGATCACCCCGAGTTAACCATCATGTTGGATTTTTTAGAGAATTCTAGCCGCAGTATTTTACGATAG
- the fabZ gene encoding 3-hydroxyacyl-ACP dehydratase FabZ: MSLDDVRKVMEFLPHRYPFLMIDRVVEYEAGERLLAVKNVTYNEPQFTGHFPHNPIMPGVLVIEALAQATGLLSMKTLTDRGEDFGEYYLVGIDKARFKRSVVPGDQLMIEAVFKKNKRNIWSFSASATVDGELVVSAEIMCASKESTK; the protein is encoded by the coding sequence ATGTCGCTTGATGATGTAAGAAAAGTAATGGAATTCTTGCCACACCGTTATCCTTTTTTAATGATTGATAGAGTTGTTGAGTATGAGGCCGGCGAAAGGTTGTTAGCCGTTAAGAATGTCACTTACAACGAACCCCAGTTTACCGGTCATTTCCCACATAACCCGATTATGCCAGGCGTATTGGTTATTGAAGCATTGGCACAAGCAACGGGTCTGTTGTCGATGAAAACATTAACAGATCGTGGTGAAGACTTTGGCGAATACTACTTGGTAGGTATCGATAAAGCGCGTTTTAAACGGTCTGTTGTACCCGGCGACCAATTAATGATAGAAGCGGTTTTCAAAAAGAATAAACGAAATATTTGGTCCTTTTCAGCGTCCGCAACAGTCGATGGAGAATTGGTTGTGTCTGCTGAGATTATGTGTGCCTCAAAGGAGTCGACTAAATGA
- the tilS gene encoding tRNA lysidine(34) synthetase TilS, with amino-acid sequence MDDLVNTVKQHLDSIEGVTKVVVAYSGGVDSHVLLHACSILRQQLKSLFFSAVYIDHGLHDDSVHWSEHCKKITAELGFPFHSIQVNAQDKHGDGPEQAARVARYAALSTFIDKHSVLLTAQHEDDQAETLMLQLLRGAGVDGLASMPSFNQFNAGFISRPLLRVSKQHILHYAKNKGLKWVEDSSNYDVSYDRNFLRQEVIPLIQSRWPAFSKTTARSASHCAEASKVLAELSKELLSDSVGHELSIQLLAGNKEETQRLMIREWLKTQGVRLPSKKILQQIQSMLKIDSNKPTLIAWADHQVRLFDNRLFYTPKTEQLILHKVKWCGEVLTLPNLLGILTRTTAVGEGIDKALWDSSTTSVCYRLGGERIKLAKRSGSKALKKLLNEEKIFPWVRDSIPLIYLDDHLVAVANLWLDERFLAKEGEQGYVVEWDHPDWRIK; translated from the coding sequence TTGGATGACCTTGTTAACACTGTTAAGCAGCACCTCGATTCAATAGAGGGTGTTACAAAGGTCGTTGTTGCTTATAGTGGTGGTGTGGACTCACATGTTTTGCTGCATGCCTGTTCAATATTAAGGCAGCAGTTAAAATCACTATTTTTTTCGGCTGTGTATATTGATCATGGTTTACACGATGATTCTGTGCATTGGTCTGAGCATTGTAAAAAAATAACGGCTGAGCTTGGTTTTCCTTTTCATTCTATACAGGTGAATGCGCAGGACAAGCACGGTGATGGCCCAGAACAAGCGGCGAGAGTGGCAAGGTATGCTGCATTATCAACGTTTATAGATAAACACAGTGTTTTATTAACCGCCCAGCATGAGGATGATCAAGCTGAAACGCTAATGCTTCAATTACTTAGAGGTGCGGGTGTGGATGGTTTGGCTAGCATGCCCTCGTTTAATCAATTTAATGCAGGTTTTATTTCAAGACCCTTATTAAGGGTGAGCAAACAACACATTTTGCACTATGCAAAAAACAAAGGTTTGAAATGGGTTGAGGACTCAAGCAACTATGATGTGTCCTATGACCGCAATTTTCTACGCCAAGAAGTCATCCCTTTAATACAAAGCCGATGGCCTGCTTTTTCAAAAACCACTGCACGATCTGCTTCCCACTGTGCCGAAGCGTCTAAAGTCCTTGCTGAACTAAGTAAGGAGCTGTTGAGTGATTCGGTAGGACATGAGTTAAGTATACAGTTACTTGCAGGCAATAAAGAAGAAACACAGCGTTTAATGATTCGGGAGTGGCTTAAAACACAGGGTGTACGTCTACCGTCTAAGAAAATCTTGCAACAAATACAGTCGATGCTAAAAATTGATAGTAATAAACCAACGCTGATTGCTTGGGCAGATCATCAAGTAAGACTGTTTGATAACCGTCTTTTTTACACACCAAAAACTGAACAGTTAATATTGCATAAAGTTAAATGGTGTGGAGAAGTCTTAACCTTGCCTAATTTGCTAGGGATACTCACAAGAACGACGGCTGTTGGAGAAGGGATAGATAAGGCATTATGGGACTCATCAACTACCTCGGTTTGTTATAGGCTAGGTGGTGAACGGATTAAATTAGCAAAAAGATCTGGCAGCAAGGCATTAAAAAAACTTCTTAATGAGGAAAAGATTTTTCCGTGGGTTAGAGATTCAATACCGTTGATTTATTTGGATGATCATTTAGTAGCAGTGGCTAATTTATGGTTGGATGAAAGGTTTTTAGCTAAAGAGGGCGAGCAAGGTTATGTTGTTGAATGGGATCATCCTGACTGGCGAATTAAATAA
- the rnhB gene encoding ribonuclease HII: protein MNKVVVGLDEVGRGCIAGPVVAAAVILDDEKPIDGLMDSKKLTKKRREVLAQQIIESAKAWSIGRAEVAEIDEINILQASLLAMKRAFDGLDIKAGYAKVDGTFYPDIDLPGECIKGGDNLVAEISAASIIAKVYRDEQMALLDVLYPGYGLSKHAGYPTPDHKMKLAQQGVISIYRQSFSPVRKLLP from the coding sequence TTGAACAAGGTGGTTGTTGGCTTAGATGAGGTAGGTAGAGGCTGTATTGCAGGGCCTGTTGTTGCAGCGGCTGTCATTCTGGATGATGAAAAACCAATTGATGGCCTGATGGATTCAAAAAAGTTGACAAAAAAGAGACGAGAGGTGCTTGCACAACAGATCATCGAGTCTGCTAAAGCATGGTCAATTGGTCGAGCAGAGGTGGCTGAAATTGATGAAATTAATATTTTACAGGCAAGTTTATTAGCCATGAAACGGGCATTTGATGGCTTGGATATTAAGGCAGGTTATGCCAAAGTTGATGGGACATTCTATCCAGATATTGATCTGCCGGGTGAATGTATCAAAGGCGGTGATAACCTTGTGGCTGAAATCTCCGCGGCTTCGATTATCGCAAAAGTGTATAGAGATGAGCAGATGGCCCTGCTTGATGTGTTATATCCCGGTTATGGCCTATCAAAACATGCCGGTTACCCGACCCCTGATCATAAAATGAAACTTGCCCAGCAGGGTGTTATTTCGATTTACCGACAATCATTTTCCCCAGTGAGAAAATTATTACCATGA
- the accA gene encoding acetyl-CoA carboxylase carboxyl transferase subunit alpha → MNLDYLDFEQPIVELEEKLEELRRVGSDNEIDIQKEIDRLQEKSLSLTESTFAKLSDWQISKLSRHPKRPYSLDYIDGVVDNFIELHGDRHYADDAAIVGGLAKLDGMPVMVIGHQKGRDTKEKLKRNFGMPRPEGYRKALRLMHMAERFNLPIITFIDTPGAYPGVGAEERGQSEAIARNLFEMSKLKTPVISIVIGEGGSGGALALGVCDKLFLLKYSTYSVISPEGCASILWKSSEKASQAAEAMAITSTKLLANGLIDGVIEEPLGGAHKDLALMKKRIKEVLLKEVAELNSKPIETLLAERYDRLMSYGKFTES, encoded by the coding sequence ATGAACTTAGATTACTTAGATTTTGAACAACCGATTGTTGAACTTGAAGAAAAGCTTGAAGAGCTTCGTCGAGTTGGATCGGATAATGAAATTGATATCCAAAAAGAGATCGATAGGCTGCAAGAAAAAAGCCTGTCTTTAACGGAGTCGACGTTTGCAAAATTATCTGATTGGCAAATATCAAAACTCTCGCGTCATCCTAAACGCCCATACTCTTTAGATTATATTGATGGTGTTGTTGATAACTTCATCGAATTACACGGTGATCGCCATTATGCTGATGATGCGGCTATTGTTGGTGGATTGGCAAAACTAGATGGGATGCCTGTTATGGTGATTGGGCACCAGAAAGGACGAGATACAAAGGAAAAACTTAAACGTAATTTCGGTATGCCAAGACCTGAAGGCTACCGGAAAGCGCTACGTTTAATGCATATGGCAGAACGTTTTAATTTACCAATTATTACGTTTATTGATACACCCGGTGCCTACCCCGGCGTTGGTGCTGAAGAACGTGGGCAAAGTGAAGCGATTGCAAGAAATCTTTTTGAAATGTCTAAACTTAAAACACCTGTTATCAGTATTGTAATTGGCGAAGGTGGTTCTGGCGGTGCGTTAGCATTGGGCGTATGTGATAAGTTGTTTTTATTAAAATATAGTACGTACTCGGTAATATCTCCCGAAGGCTGTGCATCGATACTATGGAAAAGCTCAGAAAAGGCATCTCAAGCTGCTGAAGCGATGGCAATCACCTCAACGAAGTTATTAGCAAATGGCTTGATCGATGGTGTGATTGAAGAGCCGTTAGGGGGTGCGCATAAAGATTTAGCGTTAATGAAAAAAAGAATCAAAGAGGTTTTACTCAAAGAGGTCGCTGAGCTCAATAGTAAACCCATAGAAACTCTTTTAGCTGAGCGTTACGATCGTTTAATGAGTTATGGAAAATTCACAGAATCCTAA